The Candidatus Latescibacter sp. genome contains the following window.
TTATGAAATAGAGAAGATTTTCTCATAAAACAACACCTTCAAATGGTTTACTGGAAGAGTAATCATTTCTGGCTTGGAAAACTCATAGAGCATCCAGAAATCATAACCAAGGGGGAGACTCTCAAAATTGGAGGAAAATCTGAAAGATGCCTAAATTCTTACAATGACGAAGGATGTGTGAATATCTATTAAACAGGATTTTCTTGGGGGTTTTATATTATTTTTAGGGTTTGGTTTTAAGGAATTTCTTATACCCGATCCCATCATCCTGTGTAAAGGCATATACTACAAGATTTACACCGAATTTAAGCTGGGGATCGTTATTTGTCATTTCATTCCATTTATATCCATAGCCATTGTTCGAATAAATAACCGCGAGACGGTTATCAAGCCAGATGCCTTCAAGGTTCATTTTTCGGTTTACAAGCCAATTTCCCTCAGGTGTCATTATATGATCTTCATACCCTCCGTGCTGGCCATTATTGAAATCGAAAAAGGAATGGTACAATGGGTGGTTATCAGGTATATCTGAAAATTTCGCATCGGAACCGAGCGAATCATGTAATATCTGCTTCAATGCTGCCTCAACCTTATCCAATTTATCCAGAAAAGCGCAATTATCGATAAAGGCAAATCCGCCGCTGCGAAGATAGAGACCGAAATTTTTCGTTTCCGCTTCCGTGAGTTTAAAAGTATTATCAGTTGATACAATTAAAAAAGG
Protein-coding sequences here:
- a CDS encoding DUF4159 domain-containing protein, whose protein sequence is TNYLYISQAWGRQLKPPDKLKRATINLVEAVRRFTEIKAKVNTHLNLDDKQRLFEQPFLIVSTDNTFKLTEAETKNFGLYLRSGGFAFIDNCAFLDKLDKVEAALKQILHDSLGSDAKFSDIPDNHPLYHSFFDFNNGQHGGYEDHIMTPEGNWLVNRKMNLEGIWLDNRLAVIYSNNGYGYKWNEMTNNDPQLKFGVNLVVYAFTQDDGIGYKKFLKTKP